One genomic region from Benincasa hispida cultivar B227 unplaced genomic scaffold, ASM972705v1 Contig261, whole genome shotgun sequence encodes:
- the LOC120069160 gene encoding LOW QUALITY PROTEIN: ribosomal protein S4, mitochondrial (The sequence of the model RefSeq protein was modified relative to this genomic sequence to represent the inferred CDS: inserted 3 bases in 3 codons; deleted 1 base in 1 codon; substituted 3 bases at 3 genomic stop codons): protein MAEEMSALHANGTWDLVLKTRLVAKAYTPVYRVDYFDTFFSLAKITSVRLLIALAAISHWPLHQLDIKNAFLHGDLEEEVYMEQPSRFVAQGESGCKDVRELGGPIVRKLSFFTVGKGKGGIAYVHGDQGRATPSLKEVGFPIFVKEKIRALGLADVDSYGNADSTQDEDSAFHNAAMSRKSWERGKLKPTPKKLLDRSISIIPHPPASCRGGSIPVIRDVAKKTDSTRYALPALRFQTCRLLLGNVRNRELTIIQRRILRKLRKKKRSIKRKIYPRENLKSYIQSQTTRKLPPFHGALPITEMHRGTEKISYIPFPLNPETRSNVISIRLNFCKIIPXARQLISYRKVCVNKGMVSITHFQVSHSDLISFQKNDARLRSEELRRSFYIEISVEKIIGKFLDHPVRMWRRTKTEWFHLLKTKRGCCLLXKSXFLQXLRASMQEEDLKRTKKFGSIELCLGSSITEHNRMKRNLYHFQSLFLSNRRNEKNRNLPTRTRSPIVYNSXLISNSTSCSASPHQFIMKRKIKRIKLPINYLEVNHRVLKVVVSXHIPHDIRLKDPNLPLRSGNGRGQNI, encoded by the exons ATGGCTGAGGAGATGTCTGCTCTTCATGCCAATGGTACTTGGGATCTTGT CCTGAAAACTCGGCTGGTTGCTAAGGCTTATACTCCGGTTTATCGTGTTGATTACTTTGACACCTTTTTCTCACTTGCCAAGATTACTTCAGTCCGATTACTTATTGCTTTAGCAGCTATATCTCACTGGCCTTTGCATCAACTTGACATAAAAAATGCATTCCTGCATGGTGATCTTGAAGAGGAGGTTTATATGGAGCAACCTTCAAGGTTTGTTGCTCAAGGGGAGTCAGGTTGT AAAGACGTTCGGGAGCTGGGAGGGCCTATCGTGAGGAAACTTTCCTTTTTCACAGTAGGAAAAGGTAAAGGGGGAATAGCGTATGTCCATGGTGATCAAGGCAGAGCGACTCCTTCTTTAAAAGAGGTTGGTTTTCCCATTTTcgttaaagaaaaaataagagCTCTTGGTTTGGCCGATGTCGATTCGTATGGCAATGCGGACTCGACTCAGGATGAGGATTCCGCTTTTCATAATGCTGCTATGAGCCGAAAGAGCTG GGAAAGGGGCAAGCTAAAACCAACTCCTAAAAAGTTGTTGGATCGAAGTATTTCGATCATTCCTCATCCGCCCGCTAGCTGTAGAGGGGGTTCGATTCCCGTTATACGCGATGTGGCGAAAAAGACGGATTCAACAAGATATGCCTTGCCTGCATTAAGATTTCAAACTTGTCGTCTACTTTTAGGAAATGTTCGGAACAGAGAACTTACAATAATACAACGCCGCATTCTCCGAAAattgagaaagaagaagagatctATTAAGAGAAAGATTTATCCGAGAGAAAATCTTAAAAGTTACATCCAATCACAAACTACACGAAAGTTGCCCCCTTTTCATGGGGCTTTACCCATCACAGAGATGCACAGAGGAACAGAAAAAATTTCTTATATCCCTTTTCCACTCAATCCAGAAACAAGATCGAACGTTATTTCAATTCGTctcaatttttgtaaaattattcCTTAAGCAAGGCAGCTGATAAGTTATCGAAAGGTTTGTGTGAATAAAGGAATGGTCAGCATTACTCATTTTCAAGTTTCCCACAGTGATCTAatatcttttcaa aaaaatgaCGCGAGACTACGCAGTGAAGAATTAAGGAGATCTTTCTATATCGAAATATCAGTTGAAAAAATCATAGGAAAATTCCTGGATCACCCGGTAAGAATGTGGAGAAGAACTAAAACAGAATGGTTCCACCTACTCAAAACTAAGAGGGGATGCTGCCTAC CAAAATCTTAGTTTTTGCAATAGTTACGTGCttcaatgcaagaagaagactTAAAAAGAACAAAGAAGTTTGGATCAATAGAATTATGCTTAGGCAGTTCCATCACTGAGCACAACAGAATGAAGAGGAATTTGTATCATTTTCAATCCCTATTCTTATCGAATAGAAGGAACGAGAAAAACCGAAATCTTCCTACTCGAACAAGAAGTCCTATAGTTTACAACT TCTTAATCAGTAATTCGACCTCGTGCTCTGCATCCCCCCATCAGTTTATTATGAAGAGGAAAATCAAAAGGATCAAACTACCTATTAATTATTTGGAGGTGAATCATAGAGTATTAAAAGTTGTGGTAT TTCACATCCCTCACGACATAAGATTGAAAGATCCAAACCTTCCTCTTCGGAGCGGAAACGGACGTGGCCAAAACATATAA